Sequence from the Mycobacterium florentinum genome:
ATCCACTGCTGATCATGATGGTGCTCCCCATCTTCATCGGCCTCGATGTCTCGTCGCGGCGGGCGGCAGTGGTGCTGGCCTGCTCGATGGTGGGGTTTCTCGTTGCGGTGCTTGAAGATCCATCGATGCGAGACGAATTCGGACTCTCCGAGTGCCTGTTTCGGTTCGCGCTTTACGCCGTTCTCTGCGGCACGGCCTACCTGGCGGTACGCACGGAGGAGCGGCACACGCGCGCTATCGCGGGGCTGAGCGCGCTGCGGGAAGAATTGCTCGCCCAGACGATGACCGCCTCCGACGTGCTGCAGCGCCGCATTTCGGAATCTATTCACGACGGACCGCTGCAAGATGTTCTGGCGGTGCGCCAGGAGGTCGTCGAGATCAGGGCCGCGCACCCCGGTGACGACCGTGTCGAGCGCGCGCTCGCCGGTCTTCAGACCGCCTCGCAGAGCTTGCGGCAGGCCACTTTTGAATTGCATCCGGCGGTGCTCGAGCAGGCCGGCCTGGGAGCCGCGGTGCAGGAGTTGGCCTCCTACACCCAGCGACGTTCGGGCATCGAGGTCAGCACCGATATCGATTACCCGATCCGCGATGAGATCGACCGGATCATCTTC
This genomic interval carries:
- a CDS encoding sensor histidine kinase — translated: MTEIGDAELQRARRVHQLRSYRIASVIRIGVVALMVAAMIIGTPRHEWRQQSVLIILYVVIALCALARAFSPFQWLQRGRLIGIGRLEPFGFTVIDVVTVTVFQVLSTDGIDPLLIMMVLPIFIGLDVSSRRAAVVLACSMVGFLVAVLEDPSMRDEFGLSECLFRFALYAVLCGTAYLAVRTEERHTRAIAGLSALREELLAQTMTASDVLQRRISESIHDGPLQDVLAVRQEVVEIRAAHPGDDRVERALAGLQTASQSLRQATFELHPAVLEQAGLGAAVQELASYTQRRSGIEVSTDIDYPIRDEIDRIIFGVVRELLSNVVHHSNAQHASVTLGITDRRCVLNVTDDGVGFDGETMARRLGEGHIGLESHRTRVDAAGGIFLFLDAPVGTHICVEMPLKS